tgatagaagttaaaattgattagtcatacatgacataatcaagagtggaatcccatgctagttcctattggtatatacccatagtaagtacgttttgaagctgtgtataatacgggtaagaatacgactagaattcttgatgaaagaaaagaatgggaaagtaactgtaaccattttcattaagtatgagtgttttgatatatgtcttgaagtcttccaaaagtattttaatacatctaaatacactacatgtatatacattttaaccgagtcgttaagtcatcgttagtcgttacatgtaagtgttgttttgaaacctttaagttaacgatctcaattaatgttgttaacccattgtttattatatctaatgagatgttaaattattatattatcatgatattatgatatattaatatatcttaatatgatatatatacatttaaatgtcgttacaacgataatcgttacatatatgtctcgtttcgaaatccttaagttagtagtcttgtttatatgtatataactcattgttaatatacttatggagatacttacttatcataatctcatgttaaccatatgtatatccatatatatatcgtcatgtcgtttttacaagttttaacgttcgtgaatcgccggtcaacttgggtggtcaattgtctatatgaaacatatttcaattaatcaagtcttaacaagtttgattgcttaacatgttggaaacatttaatcatgtaaatatcaatctcaattaatatatataaacatggaaaagttcgggtcactacagtaggtggtgaacgtatgaaaggtggtgaatgttttgctcggtgcattcacagaatatcctattagttataaagataaaaattatataagctatcaaattaatagacttttctgattttgcccacatttcgaatagccaatagatgcagcaggtagtcaggaccctttaaatcggaagcccacaactcgccactaataaatccaactattactacgaatgagaaaatttaggatgtctatcaatttaaccgcttaaaataatttttcgtcgaaattttgaaataaaaatctttgtcctaaaaattagagcgtcgagaaataagaaagaaaaagagtgcgtcgaaaaacgtcgaaaaataaaaggtcgaaaaacaattgtcgaaaaataataatatgcaacgtcgaaactaaaaagtctaaaaactaagaattaaaaattacgtctaaaggtattaaagcttaaaggaattctatatccaaaacgtcaatatcttaaaaaggctctaaaatctattaaatatttaagcgataagcgacgtcgtaaaattctagagcacctaaatcttagtctaaagaaaaagaacttaagggattttacggcgaaTCTTAAAATTCTAGAGATAAaaaaaaactacggcaaaaactaagcttaaaactagttacgaacgaaaaatatacaattacgaataaacgattaaaaagatataaatataaaaagaaacttaaatttataaaaatacaatttttataaaatattatttttatattatttattttataaaagtatcaatttataattaataaaactaatttaaactaaatattacaaattaaataaaactaaaactaaatattattaaattaaaaaccctaattataattaattaataataataattattaatactccgTAACCCTAATCGACAGTCTGAGGTTGCAGACCTGTCtcctcactccatgcgatcgcatggagtgcaggttatataatcatgcgatcgcatgactccgACTGCCAGGCCTGTTTAGATGGGCTGCTACAGGGTCGGCCCgaattctattatatatatatatatatatatatatatatatatatatatatatatatatatatatatatatatatatatatatatatattacggatttttaataaaataaaaataaaataacttaaataaaacttataaaaaaataatttacttattagttttaataaaaatattaaatttttaatttaaatagaaatatatttttcttttatatttctatattttaaaacttatataaaattatattttttcaaaaatagcttaaaaactaatatattttttaaatagcatttcgctttcggcgttgatgagattccccggcagtggcgccaaaaattacttgatgttatgcgaggtgtatacgaaatagttatatttttattgcgaaatactattaaatatgatacaattttacacaagttatttatttattattagagtggatatacctaaaccttgctacaacactataggcagtatacctaatcgtacagtagagtagtttttagtaagtccggttcgttccacagggagctagccaagtttaaggcTATATTtgtaaactaaatatatatatatatatatatatatatatatatatatatatatatatatatatatatatatatatatataagtaatatttttattataaaaaggaggttttaccgtttaatgaccggtttgtcaattttatgtcttaagtcacaattaaaacctaatgtaaaatattaaaaataaatataacttaatttaaagcgtaaagtaaataacgataattaaggtgcaataaattaaagtgcgataaataaaatgacggtaaataaaattgtgataattaaaaagtacgataattaaaagtgcgataagatataaaataaaggaattatgcttatttaaacttccgtaatcatgatgtttgacgtgttgattttaatttattaccatgggttaattgtcctttgtcctggattattcgatatgtccatctggtttttgtccataacagtccatcagtcataaatataaagtgcgagtgtcctcgtcaaattattcttatatccgaagtcaaatattctaactaattggggacttaaactttaacagggtcttaatactttgtttaataattacaccaggatatcgattgcgtgtaacccaaggttttaatacattgttaacaattacgccaagtgtccttgtacataattcacccttgttttaatgagtccattgactattaatccattcccgtgcccggttaaatgaacgattattagtatttataaatatcccgcccatcgtgtccgatcgagtgtatatggttatttatagatacgtcaaattgtaaatctctatattaagttaacaaattatcattcagttaaacaaatataaagcccattaatagtccatagtccaatttctacaagtgtcggtcttttttccaaaccccaattatggtacaaagcccaattaccccgtctttaatatttagcccaacatcacgattacttcgacttaaataagcataataataacttagctacgagacattaatttaaaaaggttgaacataacttacaatgagtattaatcgcgtagtgttacacggacagaattttgacttacacacttacaacattcgccactataatcttattattattaacttaaaattaaaattataattaaaatataaatataaatataaattgagagtgagagagattgaatattGTAAAAATTCATCGAccaaacgcttcaatttataggacctgacatgctacagtgtgccatgcgatcgcatgggatttaggcaggatggccatgcgatcgcatggcagccatttcctggtcacattgcattttaaacgtgggctgctcgtatttatttaatatataatataatatatataattttatataattatatatatattatattatattcttgtgcatcgttgacttgtaattttaggtccgttgcatcgcgcgttgatagttggttcatgtcccgattccaaatttttgaacgtccttgcgtacaatttaatatcttgtactttgcgttttgcggctcgtactcttgtaatttttagacgtttcttatcaataaattgaaccacttggattgtactttgtactttttagcgttttggtcgtttgcgtcttcaattcatcgaatctgtcttttgtcttcaccttttaatatttaaacgaatatcacttgtaaatagaacaattgcaaccaaaagcttgtctttcttgaaggataatgctatgaaatatatgttcatttttagcattatcagtgggaCTTAAGGAATGAAACAAGTCAGGTCTTTTGATCTTGGGTGAGTTTTGAAGAAATAATCACTGAAAGTTGGTTCTCTTCCTTAAGATAAGCATACTCAAGATGTTCGGGGAGCTCTTTAAGCTCAAGATTGGGAGGTTCCTCCCATGAAGACTTGATTCGAAATCTATCTTCATGAGGGATGGACTCAAATGAATCTTCCCGAGTGGTCTCATTTTTACTTTCAAACTCATCTACATTATTACAATTCATCAATTCCCTAAAACCGGCTTCTAAATCCACAATTTCATTATCAAAAGGTTGGTCGAATTCCAAAGTATCAACCTTTAAAAGCTTTTCAAGTTCATCATGCACATAAATGAAAATATGGTCAAAAGCATATCACTCATCATCATCGGTGTTACTCGGTTGCTTCATAGCTTCCCGGATATTGATGGTTACATGCTCTTCACCAACTCCAATGTTGAGTTGTTTGCATTGTACTAAGATGATGGTGTCGGCGGTCGCCAAAAATGGTCTACCTAAGATGAGGGGAACTTGAAGGTCCTCTTTCATCTCCTTGATAACAAAATCGACCGGGAATACCAAGGAGTCAATGCTAACCAAGATGTCCTCGGCGACGCCAATAGAGGTATCAAATGAATGGTTGGCCAATCTTATTCTAATTCGGGTCGACTTAAGTGGTCCAAGACCGAGTCGCTCGTAAAGTGAATGGGACATTAGGTTAATGCTTGCACCCAAGTCGGCTAGTGCATTGAACACTTCCGATTCACCAAACTTGCAAGGGAAAACAAATTTTCCCGGATCTCCTAACTTCTTAGGGATCCTTGGTCTTGATGCAAGGATCTTGTTGCATTCCTCTTCGATAAAGAATGAAGTTTCGTCATGGTATTTACCCCTTTGAGATATTAGCTCCTTGATGAACCGACCGTAGTTTGACATTCCTTTAAGCACATCGGTTATTGGTAGGTTAACTGAGACATTCTCATTTCTTGAAACTTTTTATATTGAGCCTCCAACTTGTCTTTCCTCAAAGCATTTGGATATGGCATCGATCTCGTAGCCTTCAAAGGCTCACCACCCTTTTTCTTACCCAATTCATCATTACCCGTACCCTCGTTTGAGTTAACCTTTTCTTTACCCTTCTCTTTATTGACCCCGATTTCCTCTTCAATAAAACTTGGTAGTGGTTCATGGGTGATAAAGGGTTGTGGTTGAGGGTCTTCGACCCCTTTAGTGGTTAAACCGCTTTGAGTGGTTATGGCATTGACATTCTCAATCCGGTTTGGGTAATTAGGGTTTTGATTGGTGTTTTCGATGGAATTTACTCTTGCGGTGTTGTT
This genomic window from Rutidosis leptorrhynchoides isolate AG116_Rl617_1_P2 chromosome 2, CSIRO_AGI_Rlap_v1, whole genome shotgun sequence contains:
- the LOC139888832 gene encoding uncharacterized protein, producing MSNYGRFIKELISQRGKYHDETSFFIEEECNKILASRPRIPKKLGDPGKFVFPCKFGESEVFNALADLGASINLMSHSLYERLGLGPLKSTRIRIRLANHSFDTSIGVAEDILVSIDSLVFPVDFVIKEMKEDLQVPLILGRPFLATADTIILVQCKQLNIGVGEEHVDTLEFDQPFDNEIVDLEAGFRELMNCNNVDEFESKNETTREDSFESIPHEDRFRIKSSWEEPPNLELKELPEHLEYAYLKEENQLSVIISSKLTQDQKT